The following coding sequences lie in one Labrus bergylta chromosome 5, fLabBer1.1, whole genome shotgun sequence genomic window:
- the LOC109994544 gene encoding major intrinsically disordered Notch2-binding receptor 1-like, whose amino-acid sequence MANLQQEYPGVLLGILEELANMRQWLTFQDLCRMVSTRFDLEHLFELRSLLFAAASRDPCFPATLFRDRVSTRGQGLSPIGVAADIVTIFNLIQMTGGAPDESQPMRAHMVLPVDQSPGPSLPGIYQLNIAGLERARALSDSSDRPIDQHLLFPRPKYSARKRGSLPPDPISLVSPPPIRARAVSFDLPHTTLLYPSGQFPNEGMKNIYLPLETDSESSGDSAQMEVFEVEQSSTVDQKRNVFKKDFHNQPPLIPQVTVSSESPSPNTVKGFDNRSFEMIPNPYPSPSPTPIQQTPEQRAKHESLDDLQDSTYFGPGSIPEWSPRHLQPPKTKKPLWSNKSHSLEDRIGSSIGMGLESKGAQLPRRSTPAISNLRGLSMGETIDSGFLSGFEGVRAKGTQTDPPDTRRLRSLVHADRLSFMTSLDDPEFCEDDISVIFRFLDDISMCGSTGVLHPSEGSAGVNQDTPEARRGRLGQLQRLFHSLESSDDGLKASVCKLLLRMSQIERQLDSLNDVKAEISQVLSALQRLDDKIQQPLSGGGQSTGGRWLEPLSGVSSFMSHPLTPSDSSEPQPLSASGHLFPATSTSSLEWSRCYTPGEQTESSKVQVDSKGRKEGKKDASSRRTSKTQLEEKSVTESKQLNVSNSARDWTVSFSKSKDGKSSHGQIDQSGSTANLISKKSSNLVEQVFNSSLFRQKDSSLTGGLTSGKIIDPRLAEGRGRPIWTVDDREARISPLDLQGQESLNPNNMEFWMDDIYTPGYDGLLRRKEADLRRAKYCKLIALIAVAVVIILIIVIPICSMAT is encoded by the exons ATGGCTAACCTGCAGCAGGAATACCCCGGGGTCCTTCTGGGCATCCTGGAGGAACTGGCCAATATGCGTCAATGGCTGACATTTCAGGATCTCTGTCGCATGGTCAGCACTCGTTTTGACCTGGAACACCTTTTTGAGCTTAGGAGTTTACTGTTTGCAGCTGCCAGCCGGGACCCTTGTTTCCCAGCTACTCTCTTTAGAGACAGGGTTTCCACCAGAGGCCAGGGGCTTTCACCTATAGGGGTCGCTGCTGACATTGTAACTATCTTCAATCTTATTCAGATGACGGGTGGGGCTCCAGATGAAAGCCAACCAATGAGAGCACACATGGTTCTCCCAGTCGACCAATCCCCAGGCCCCAGTCTGCCAGGAATCTATCAGCTGAACATTGCTGGTCTAGAACGAGCACGAGCCCTCTCTGACTCAAGTGACAGGCCTATTGACCAGCACCTGCTGTTTCCAAGACCTAAGTACTCGGCCCGCAAGCGAGGAAGTCTTCCCCCAGATCCTATTTCCCTTGTGTCTCCTCCTCCAATCAGGGCTAGGGCTGTGTCTTTTGACTTGCCTCATACCACACTTCTGTACCCTAGTGGTCAATTCCCTAACGAGGGGATGAAAAATATCTACCTGCCTCTGGAGACGGACAGCGAGTCAAGTGGAGATTCTGCACAAATGGAGGTGTTTGAAGTCGAACAGAGTTCAACTGTTGACCAGAAGAGAAACGTTTTCAAGAAGGACTTCCACAACCAACCCCCTCTGATACCCCAGGTGACCGTTAGCAGTGAGTCTCCAAGTCCCAATACAGTGAAAGGATTTGACAATCGCAGCTTTGAAATGATTCCCAATCCTTAcccatcaccatcaccaacacCAATCCAACAAACACCAGAGCAGCGGGCTAAACATGAGAGCCTTGACGACCTACAGGACTCAACTTACTTCGGACCAGGGTCTATCCCAGAATGGTCCCCTCGTCACCTTCAGCCACCCAAGACTAAGAAGCCCCTCTGGAGCAACAAGAGTCACAGTCTAGAGGACCGGATAGGCTCCAGCATTGGAATGGGGTTGGAATCCAAAGGGGCACAACTTCCAAGGCGATCAACCCCAGCTATTAGCAATTTGAGGGGGTTATCAATGGGTGAGACTATAGATAGTGGATTTTTAAGTGGATTCGAAGGAGTCAGGGCTAAAGGAACCCAGACAGACCCACCAGACACCCGGCGCCTTCGTAGCCTGGTCCATGCAGATCGCCTATCCTTCATGACCTCCTTAGATGACCCAGAATTTTGTGAGGATGACATCAGTGTCATCTTTCGCTTCTTAGATGATATAAGCATGTGTGGTTCCACGGGGGTTCTACATCCCAGCGAGGGCTCAGCAGGTGTTAATCAGGACACTCCTGAGGCAAGACGAGGACGTCTCGGTCAACTCCAAAGGCTTTTCCACTCACTAGAAAGCAGCGATGATGGGCTCAAGGCAAGTGTCTGTAAACTGCTGCTCCGTATGAGCCAGATAGAGAGACAACTAGATTCGCTGAATGATGTAAAGGCTGAAATCTCCCAGGTGCTATCAGCTCTGCAGCGACTGGATGACAAGATTCAACAGCCACTCAGTGGTGGCGGACAGAGCACTGGTGGGCGATGGTTGGAGCCTCTCAGCGGTGTCTCATCTTTTATGAGCCACCCTCTAACCCCCTCTGACTCGTCAGAGCCTCAGCCTCTATCTGCTTCAGGGCATCTATTTCCAGCGACCAGCACTAGTAGTCTGGAATGGAGCAGATGCTACACTCCTGGGgaacaaacagaaagcagcaaGGTTCAGGTTGATTCAAAGGGTAGGAAGGAAGGGAAGAAGGATGCATCATCTCGGCGTACCTCAAAAACCCAGCTTGAGGAGAAAAGTGTGACTGAAtccaaacagctgaatgtttcgaACTCTGCAAGAGACTGGACAGTTTCATTCTCAAAAAGCAAAGATGGAAAATCATCACATGGGCAG ATAGATCAATCAGGTAGCACAGCAAACCTAATCTCCAAAAAGTCCTCCAACCTGGTGGAACAAGTATTTAATTCATCCCTGTTCCGCCAAAAAGACAGCAGTCTTACAGGTGGGCTTACTTCTGGGAAGATTATAGATCCCAGATTGGCTGAGGGGAGGGGAAGGCCCATATGGACTGTAGACGACAGAGAGGCACGAATCTCCCCTTTGGACTTACAG GGCCAGGAGTCTTTGAACCCCAACAACATGGAGTTCTGGATGGATGACATCTATACTCCAGGCTACGATGGTCTACTCAGACGTAAAGAGGCTGACCTCCGCCGGGCTAAATACTGCAAGTTGATTGCACTCATTGCCGTTGCAGTGGTCATTATTCTCATAATTGTAATTCCTATTTGTAGCATGGCGACATGA